The following are from one region of the Hydrogenophaga sp. BPS33 genome:
- the rpoN gene encoding RNA polymerase factor sigma-54, translating to MKQGLSLRVSQHLALTPQLQQSIRLLQLSTLEMAQEVEQMLDENPFLERSEDTAERETFGLEQSDVPVSAGEQISDAALAEPPSAPPSSGESTSSTSADTGDGEGLEGKLDGASPVEESWEGDGTVEMSPDDGEWGGDAPARNNGSNSDGDDTATAADLARVPVSLQDHLHEQARCLRLSDEDSAALYFLIESLNEDGYLVDSLSDLATAWWHMSDRSRRVGGDDSPAGFEEIEVLEQRLAMALQLLQHMDPTGVGARDLAECLRLQILELRNTPEARAALAICGQPLELMAKRDIKRLCNLCGIDDETARGALALIARLEPKPGRRFIDVERNVVVPDVIVTHAGRGFKVILNPDVMPRLRVHDVYANAMRQNRGGRDSGGEAGHAAMQQRLQEARWFIKNIQQRFDTILRVSSAIVERQRNFFMHGELAMRPLVLREIADELGLHESTISRVTTAKYMATPFGTYELKYFFGSSLGTETGGNASSTAVRALLKQFISAEEPTKPLSDNQLSDLLREQGIECARRTVAKYREALRIAPANLRKSL from the coding sequence ATGAAACAAGGCCTCTCACTGCGGGTTTCGCAGCACCTGGCGCTCACGCCTCAGTTGCAGCAGTCGATCCGCCTGCTGCAGCTCTCCACGCTGGAGATGGCGCAGGAAGTCGAGCAGATGCTCGACGAAAACCCGTTTCTCGAACGTTCCGAAGACACGGCCGAGCGCGAAACCTTCGGCCTGGAGCAGTCCGATGTACCGGTGAGTGCGGGTGAACAGATTTCCGACGCCGCACTGGCCGAACCGCCCAGCGCGCCGCCGAGCAGCGGCGAATCCACCAGCAGCACCAGTGCCGATACGGGCGACGGTGAAGGCCTGGAGGGCAAGCTCGACGGCGCGAGCCCCGTGGAGGAAAGCTGGGAAGGCGACGGCACGGTGGAGATGTCGCCCGACGACGGCGAATGGGGCGGCGACGCGCCCGCGCGCAACAACGGCAGCAACAGCGATGGCGACGACACGGCGACCGCCGCCGATCTTGCGCGCGTGCCGGTGAGCCTGCAGGACCATCTGCACGAACAGGCGCGTTGCCTGCGCCTGTCCGACGAAGACAGTGCCGCGTTGTACTTCCTGATCGAGTCGCTCAACGAAGACGGCTACCTGGTGGACAGCCTGAGCGATCTGGCCACGGCCTGGTGGCACATGTCGGACCGTTCGCGCCGGGTCGGTGGTGACGATTCGCCGGCCGGCTTTGAAGAGATCGAAGTGCTGGAGCAGCGCCTGGCCATGGCGCTGCAACTGCTGCAGCACATGGACCCCACCGGCGTGGGCGCGCGCGACCTGGCCGAATGCCTGCGGCTGCAGATCCTGGAGCTGCGCAACACCCCCGAGGCGCGCGCCGCGCTGGCCATCTGTGGCCAGCCGCTGGAGCTCATGGCCAAGCGCGACATCAAGCGCCTGTGCAATCTTTGCGGCATCGACGACGAGACCGCGCGCGGCGCGCTCGCGCTCATCGCCCGCCTGGAGCCCAAGCCAGGCCGCCGTTTCATCGATGTGGAGCGCAACGTGGTCGTGCCCGACGTGATCGTCACGCACGCCGGGCGCGGTTTCAAGGTCATCCTCAACCCGGACGTAATGCCACGGCTGCGCGTGCACGATGTCTACGCCAACGCCATGCGGCAAAACCGGGGCGGGCGCGACAGCGGTGGCGAAGCCGGCCACGCGGCGATGCAGCAGCGCCTGCAGGAGGCGCGCTGGTTCATCAAGAACATCCAGCAGCGCTTCGACACCATCCTGCGCGTCTCCAGCGCCATCGTCGAGCGCCAGCGCAACTTCTTCATGCACGGCGAACTCGCCATGCGCCCGCTGGTGCTGCGCGAGATCGCCGACGAGCTGGGCCTGCACGAGTCCACCATCAGCCGCGTGACCACGGCGAAGTACATGGCCACGCCGTTCGGCACCTACGAACTCAAGTATTTCTTCGGCTCCTCGCTCGGCACGGAGACGGGGGGCAATGCGTCGAGCACGGCGGTGCGCGCCTTGCTCAAACAGTTCATCTCGGCCGAGGAACCGACCAAGCCGCTGTCGGACAACCAGCTCTCCGACCTGTTGCGCGAGCAGGGCATCGAGTGCGCGCGCCGCACCGTGGCCAAGTACCGCGAGGCGCTGCGCATCGCGCCCGCCAATTTGAGAAAGTCGCTTTGA
- the lptB gene encoding LPS export ABC transporter ATP-binding protein, producing MSRLEAQGLQKSYGSRKVVKDVSLAVFKGEVVGLLGPNGAGKTTSFYMLVGLLRSDAGKILLDEQPIESLPIHRRARMGLGYLPQEASIFRKLSVAENVRAVLELQVDEHGKALGSAVIENRLDALLQDLHVDHLRDSPAPALSGGERRRVEIARALATDPRFILLDEPFAGIDPIAVIEIQRIIGFLKSRGIGVLITDHNVRETLGICDRAYIINDGHVLTSGTPEEIVENADVRRVYLGEHFRM from the coding sequence ATCAGCCGCCTGGAGGCACAGGGCCTGCAGAAGTCCTATGGCAGCCGCAAGGTGGTCAAGGACGTCTCGCTCGCGGTGTTCAAAGGCGAGGTGGTGGGTTTGCTCGGGCCCAACGGGGCGGGCAAGACCACCTCGTTCTACATGCTCGTGGGCCTGCTGCGCTCGGACGCCGGCAAGATCCTGCTGGACGAGCAGCCCATTGAAAGCCTGCCCATTCACCGCCGGGCGCGCATGGGCCTGGGCTATCTGCCGCAGGAGGCCTCGATCTTTCGCAAGCTCAGCGTCGCCGAGAACGTGCGCGCCGTGCTGGAGCTGCAAGTGGACGAACACGGCAAGGCCCTGGGTTCGGCGGTGATCGAAAACCGGCTCGATGCCCTGCTGCAGGACCTGCACGTCGACCACTTGCGCGATTCGCCCGCGCCCGCGTTGTCGGGCGGCGAACGCCGCCGCGTCGAGATCGCGCGCGCGCTGGCCACCGACCCGCGCTTCATCCTGCTCGACGAGCCCTTCGCCGGCATCGACCCGATTGCCGTGATCGAGATCCAGCGCATCATCGGCTTCCTCAAATCGCGCGGCATCGGCGTGCTCATCACCGACCACAATGTGCGCGAGACGCTGGGCATCTGCGACCGCGCGTACATCATCAACGACGGTCACGTGCTCACCAGCGGCACACCCGAGGAGATCGTGGAGAACGCCGACGTGCGCCGCGTGTACCTCGGCGAGCACTTCCGGATGTGA
- the lptA gene encoding lipopolysaccharide transport periplasmic protein LptA: MPAHTTFFRTAAWVAVLNAAVWSAGSALAEAADRNQPLNAEADALRYDDARQTSVFTGNVVITKGTILIRGNQVEVRQDAQGNQFGVVHGNPGFYRQKREGVDEFIEGTGQRIDYDSKADTVKFTGNAVLKRFKGTQLNDETSGNVIVYNNTTDVFTVDGGPANRTAANPTGRVRAMLTPVPKEGEAAPSPVPAPPASLKPSPRIEEGRP; this comes from the coding sequence ATGCCCGCCCACACCACTTTCTTCCGCACCGCCGCCTGGGTCGCCGTCCTCAACGCCGCTGTGTGGAGCGCGGGATCGGCCCTGGCGGAAGCCGCCGACCGCAACCAGCCGCTCAACGCCGAGGCCGATGCCTTGCGCTACGACGACGCGCGCCAGACCAGTGTGTTCACCGGCAACGTGGTCATCACCAAGGGCACCATCCTCATCCGGGGCAACCAGGTCGAGGTGCGGCAGGATGCGCAGGGCAACCAGTTCGGGGTGGTCCATGGCAATCCGGGCTTCTACCGGCAAAAGCGCGAAGGCGTGGACGAGTTCATCGAAGGCACGGGCCAGCGCATCGACTACGACAGCAAGGCCGATACCGTCAAATTCACCGGCAACGCGGTGCTCAAGCGTTTCAAGGGCACGCAGCTCAACGACGAGACCTCGGGCAACGTGATCGTCTACAACAACACCACCGACGTCTTTACGGTCGACGGTGGCCCCGCCAACCGCACGGCGGCCAATCCCACGGGCCGTGTGCGCGCCATGCTCACGCCTGTGCCCAAGGAAGGCGAGGCCGCGCCCAGCCCGGTGCCCGCGCCACCGGCCTCGCTCAAACCCAGTCCGCGGATCGAAGAGGGGCGCCCGTGA
- a CDS encoding thiol:disulfide interchange protein DsbA/DsbL, protein MQRRDFSRSLLAAAGTAAAGLTLTPAHAQRVNPQEGVDFVKLARPVPVQSAMGQVEVLEFFAYSCIFCAEFEPAFAQWIEQKPSHVVVRRMPVAFSPQFVPMQRLYFSLEAMGLVDKLHAKVFHAFHAERQPLVTPSAIVDWVAQQGVDRERFVETFNARPTGEKAAQAVALQDAYEIEGTPSLGVGGRYTLKGQGPRTLVVANALIAGLPSKG, encoded by the coding sequence ATGCAACGTCGCGATTTTTCACGTTCCTTGCTGGCCGCTGCCGGCACCGCCGCCGCGGGGCTCACGCTCACGCCGGCCCATGCTCAGCGAGTGAACCCCCAGGAAGGCGTGGACTTCGTCAAGCTGGCCCGGCCTGTGCCGGTGCAGAGCGCGATGGGACAGGTGGAAGTGCTGGAGTTCTTTGCTTACTCCTGCATCTTCTGCGCCGAATTCGAGCCGGCTTTCGCACAATGGATCGAGCAGAAACCCTCGCACGTGGTGGTGCGGCGCATGCCGGTGGCCTTCAGTCCGCAGTTCGTGCCCATGCAGCGCCTGTATTTCTCGCTGGAGGCCATGGGCCTGGTCGACAAGCTGCATGCCAAGGTGTTCCATGCCTTCCACGCCGAGCGCCAGCCGCTGGTGACACCGTCGGCCATCGTCGACTGGGTGGCCCAACAAGGCGTGGACCGTGAGCGCTTCGTGGAGACCTTCAACGCCAGGCCCACGGGCGAGAAGGCGGCGCAGGCGGTCGCGCTGCAGGACGCGTACGAAATCGAGGGCACGCCGTCCCTGGGCGTGGGCGGGCGCTACACCCTCAAGGGCCAGGGGCCCCGCACACTGGTGGTGGCCAACGCCCTCATCGCTGGACTGCCCTCCAAGGGTTGA
- a CDS encoding SPOR domain-containing protein: MKKKTSKTRSTAGGTLIGLVIGLLVGLGVALAVAVYVTRVPIPFVDRNVSRNADQDALEAERNKGWNPNRSLGGASTAPTPAPVLPTPEAPGAIVAPPSGEGQAATPAATAPAKPAGSADPLGDLVQSRMGQPPKPAASAPTAAATTPPAPAGADPFTYFVQAGAFRTPEDAQAQRARLAMIGIDAQITEREQSGRTVFRVRVGPFNQKAMADMTQEQLQNNGVEAALVRVQR; the protein is encoded by the coding sequence ATGAAAAAGAAAACGTCCAAGACCCGCAGCACCGCTGGCGGCACACTCATCGGCCTGGTGATCGGCCTGCTGGTGGGGCTGGGCGTTGCGCTCGCGGTCGCCGTCTATGTCACGCGCGTGCCGATCCCGTTCGTGGACCGCAACGTCTCGCGCAACGCCGATCAGGATGCGCTGGAGGCCGAGCGCAACAAGGGCTGGAACCCGAACCGCTCGCTGGGCGGCGCTTCGACTGCGCCCACACCCGCGCCGGTCCTGCCGACACCCGAGGCGCCCGGCGCCATCGTGGCGCCGCCTTCTGGAGAAGGACAGGCCGCGACGCCTGCTGCCACGGCCCCGGCCAAGCCCGCGGGCAGCGCCGATCCGCTGGGCGATCTGGTCCAGTCCCGCATGGGGCAGCCGCCCAAACCCGCGGCCAGTGCGCCCACGGCGGCGGCCACCACGCCGCCCGCGCCCGCCGGGGCCGACCCGTTCACCTACTTCGTGCAGGCCGGCGCGTTCCGCACGCCGGAAGACGCGCAAGCGCAGCGCGCACGCCTGGCCATGATCGGCATCGACGCGCAGATCACCGAGCGCGAGCAGAGCGGGCGCACCGTGTTCCGCGTGCGCGTGGGGCCGTTCAATCAGAAAGCCATGGCCGACATGACGCAGGAGCAGCTGCAGAACAACGGCGTGGAGGCCGCGCTCGTGCGCGTGCAGCGCTGA
- the argS gene encoding arginine--tRNA ligase codes for MLKIKQELLDGLAAALETLSPGAGAKAAFESPKVAAHGDFASTAAMQLAKPLKLNPRQLGENLRAALLAQPVYQRWVSDIDLAGPGFLNIRLKPEAKQQIVREVLQGGDAFGVQPSNGQRLMVEFVSANPTGPLHVGHGRQAALGDAICNLYATQGWDVHREFYYNDAGVQIGTLANSTQLRAQGVKPGDAGWPEAAYNGDYIQDIANDFLAQQTVKADDREFTASGDVNDLDGIRQFAVAYLRHEQDLDLQAFAVKFDHYYLESSLYTSGRVAATVQKLIDAGKTYEQDGALWLKSTDYGDDKDRVMRKSDGSFTYFVPDVAYHIAKWERGFTKVINIQGTDHHGTIARVRAGLQAAGVGIPQGYPDYVLHTMVRVVRGGEEVKISKRAGSYVTLRDLIEWTSKDAVRFFLLSRKPDTEYTFDVDLAVQKNNDNPVYYVQYAHARICSVLAAWGGDQATLADADLSALDSAPAQALMLLLAKYPSMLSDAARDFAPHDVTFYLRELAASYHSYYDAERILVDDDAVKKARLALVKATAQVLHNGLAVLGVGAPQKM; via the coding sequence ATGCTCAAGATCAAACAGGAACTGCTCGACGGCCTGGCCGCCGCGCTCGAGACCCTTTCCCCTGGTGCCGGCGCCAAGGCCGCCTTCGAGTCGCCCAAGGTGGCGGCCCATGGCGACTTCGCCAGCACCGCGGCCATGCAACTGGCCAAGCCGCTCAAGCTCAACCCGCGCCAGCTGGGCGAGAACCTGCGCGCCGCGTTGCTCGCGCAACCGGTCTACCAGCGCTGGGTGTCCGACATCGACCTGGCCGGCCCCGGCTTTCTGAACATCCGCCTCAAGCCCGAGGCCAAGCAGCAGATCGTGCGCGAAGTGCTGCAGGGCGGCGATGCGTTCGGCGTGCAGCCGTCCAACGGCCAGCGTCTGATGGTCGAATTCGTCTCGGCCAACCCCACCGGGCCGCTGCACGTGGGCCATGGCCGACAAGCCGCGCTGGGCGATGCGATCTGCAATCTCTACGCCACCCAGGGCTGGGACGTGCACCGCGAGTTCTATTACAACGACGCGGGCGTGCAGATCGGCACCCTGGCCAACTCCACGCAACTGCGCGCCCAGGGCGTGAAGCCTGGCGACGCGGGCTGGCCCGAGGCCGCGTACAACGGCGACTACATCCAGGACATCGCCAACGACTTCCTCGCCCAACAGACTGTGAAGGCCGACGACCGCGAGTTCACCGCCAGCGGTGATGTGAACGACCTCGACGGCATCCGCCAGTTCGCCGTGGCCTACCTGCGCCACGAGCAGGATCTGGACCTGCAGGCCTTCGCGGTGAAGTTCGACCATTACTACCTGGAGTCCAGCCTGTACACCAGCGGCCGCGTGGCGGCCACGGTGCAAAAGCTCATCGACGCCGGCAAGACCTACGAGCAGGATGGCGCGCTCTGGCTCAAGTCCACCGACTACGGCGACGACAAGGACCGCGTGATGCGCAAGTCCGACGGCTCGTTCACCTATTTCGTGCCGGATGTCGCGTACCACATTGCCAAGTGGGAGCGCGGCTTCACCAAGGTGATCAACATCCAGGGCACCGACCACCACGGCACGATCGCGCGCGTGCGCGCCGGCCTGCAGGCCGCGGGCGTGGGCATCCCCCAGGGCTACCCCGACTACGTGCTGCACACCATGGTGCGCGTGGTGCGCGGCGGCGAAGAGGTGAAGATCAGCAAGCGCGCCGGCAGCTACGTGACGCTGCGCGATCTGATCGAATGGACCAGCAAGGACGCGGTGCGCTTCTTCCTGCTCAGCCGCAAGCCCGATACCGAATACACCTTCGACGTCGACCTCGCGGTGCAGAAGAACAACGACAACCCGGTGTACTACGTGCAGTACGCGCATGCGCGCATCTGTTCAGTGCTGGCCGCGTGGGGTGGTGACCAGGCCACGCTGGCCGATGCCGATCTGTCCGCGCTCGACAGCGCGCCGGCCCAGGCGCTGATGCTGCTGCTGGCCAAGTACCCCTCCATGCTGAGCGACGCGGCCCGCGATTTCGCGCCGCACGACGTCACCTTCTACCTGCGCGAGCTTGCGGCCAGTTACCACAGTTACTACGACGCCGAACGCATCCTGGTGGATGATGACGCGGTCAAGAAGGCGCGCCTGGCGCTGGTCAAGGCCACGGCGCAGGTATTGCACAATGGCCTGGCTGTGTTGGGCGTGGGTGCTCCGCAGAAGATGTGA
- a CDS encoding HTH-type transcriptional regulator ArgP, giving the protein MLDARQLEALAAVVEHGGFGPAAKALSLTLAAVSLRIKSLEDTLGQRLLVRGKQVRATPAGQALLGHVKQVRLMEADLLGGLQGGGAAKDGARWQSLSVAINADSVAGWFLPGVAALVQRHHLLLDIMIDDQDHTHSALKSGDVMGCVTALSTAMRGCVAEPLGVMRYRCVASAAVAQRCRTPRGAVSPHKLLSQPAIIFNRKDALQDTFLEQHFALRQPHYPRHFAPAVEAFETAIELGLGWGMVPEQHLQKRPELQEILPGATVDVALYWQHWAHESPSAQRLTAAVKAAARERLRPVELAPT; this is encoded by the coding sequence ATGCTGGACGCCCGCCAACTCGAAGCCCTGGCCGCCGTGGTCGAACACGGCGGCTTCGGCCCGGCCGCGAAGGCGCTGTCGCTCACGCTGGCGGCGGTGTCGCTGCGCATCAAGTCGCTCGAAGACACGCTGGGTCAGCGCCTGCTGGTGCGCGGCAAGCAGGTGCGCGCCACGCCGGCTGGGCAGGCGCTGCTGGGGCATGTGAAACAGGTGCGCCTGATGGAGGCCGACCTGCTGGGCGGCCTGCAGGGCGGTGGTGCGGCGAAGGACGGCGCGCGCTGGCAAAGCCTGTCGGTGGCGATCAACGCCGACTCGGTGGCCGGCTGGTTCCTGCCCGGCGTGGCCGCGCTGGTGCAAAGGCACCACCTGCTGCTCGACATCATGATCGACGACCAGGACCACACGCACAGCGCGCTGAAAAGCGGTGATGTGATGGGCTGCGTGACGGCTTTGTCCACGGCCATGCGCGGTTGCGTGGCCGAGCCGCTGGGGGTCATGCGCTACCGCTGCGTGGCCTCGGCGGCGGTGGCGCAGCGCTGCCGCACACCGCGCGGCGCGGTGTCGCCGCACAAGCTGCTGTCGCAGCCGGCGATCATCTTCAACCGCAAGGACGCGCTGCAGGACACCTTTCTGGAGCAGCACTTCGCCCTGCGCCAGCCGCACTACCCGCGCCATTTCGCGCCCGCCGTGGAAGCATTCGAAACCGCCATCGAGCTCGGCCTGGGCTGGGGCATGGTGCCCGAGCAGCACCTGCAGAAGCGACCCGAATTGCAGGAGATCCTGCCCGGCGCGACGGTCGACGTGGCGCTGTACTGGCAGCACTGGGCGCACGAATCGCCCTCGGCCCAACGGCTCACCGCCGCGGTGAAGGCGGCGGCGCGCGAGCGGCTGAGGCCTGTCGAGTTGGCCCCCACCTAA
- a CDS encoding LysE/ArgO family amino acid transporter, with amino-acid sequence MTLTFPTFTAGMVLSMSLIMAIGPQNAHVLRVGLQRQHLWLTVLTCALADVVLIGLGVLGLAQLGGLSDKLLGALVGAGALFLAVYGWKAFQRFLRPGGFVLDDAGRVSAPPVSRRKAVLAALAFSFLNPHAWLDTAVLIGTASLAYGQGSTVFGLGAATGSLVWFVSLGAAAFWLGRRLNSLHVWRALDGLVALMMWGTAVWLVTSLF; translated from the coding sequence ATGACCCTCACCTTCCCCACCTTCACCGCCGGCATGGTGCTGAGCATGTCGCTCATCATGGCCATCGGCCCGCAGAACGCGCACGTGCTGCGCGTGGGCCTGCAGCGCCAGCACCTGTGGCTCACGGTGCTCACCTGTGCGCTGGCCGACGTGGTGCTGATCGGCCTGGGGGTGCTCGGTCTGGCGCAACTCGGCGGCCTGTCGGACAAGCTGCTCGGCGCACTCGTGGGCGCAGGCGCGCTGTTTCTCGCCGTGTATGGGTGGAAGGCGTTTCAGCGCTTTCTGCGGCCGGGCGGTTTCGTGCTCGACGACGCGGGGCGTGTGTCGGCGCCACCGGTGTCGCGCCGCAAGGCGGTGCTGGCCGCACTCGCCTTCTCGTTCCTGAACCCCCATGCCTGGCTCGACACCGCCGTGCTCATCGGCACCGCGTCGCTCGCCTACGGCCAGGGCAGCACGGTCTTCGGCCTGGGCGCGGCCACGGGTTCGCTGGTGTGGTTCGTCTCGCTGGGCGCGGCGGCCTTCTGGCTGGGACGGCGCCTGAACTCCCTGCACGTGTGGCGCGCCCTGGATGGCCTGGTTGCGTTGATGATGTGGGGCACGGCTGTCTGGCTTGTCACCAGCCTGTTCTGA
- a CDS encoding flavin monoamine oxidase family protein: MPLRRADAPVTLFGPDFPFAFDDWIAHPSGLGELPTERLGQEVAIVGAGMAGMVAAYELMKLGLKPVLYEASRMGGRLRSQAFEGGQGVIAELGGMRFPASSTAFFHYVSRLGLRTQPFPNPLTPAAGCTVIDLEGRTHWARTLADLPPLYAEVAEAWAQALEEGAGFSGLQQALRERDAARLKALWDRIVPLWDDRTFYDFVATSKAFARLSFQHREVFGQVGFGTGGWDSDFPNSMLEILRVVLTGCDENQHLIVGGVQQVPLGLWQHAPAAHEMRHWPAGTTLASLHSGAPRSGVTAIASAPSNEFAVTDVWGNSHKYPAVLVTCQSWLLTTQIAVEESLFSQKHWMALDRTRYMQSSKTFVMVDRPFWNDLRDNGWPQMGMTLTDRLTRGTYLFDNGPDKPGVICLSYAWMSDALKMLPHSTQRRAQLALEALRKIYPDVDIARHIIGDPISISWEADPYFLGAFKGALPGHYRYNHRMYSHFMQDGFAATERGIFIAGDDVSFTPAWVEGAVQTSLNAVWGIVRHLGGHSHADNPGPGEVFAERGPVALPD, encoded by the coding sequence ATGCCCCTGCGCCGCGCCGACGCGCCCGTGACCCTGTTCGGTCCCGACTTCCCGTTCGCCTTCGACGACTGGATCGCCCACCCCAGCGGCCTGGGCGAACTGCCGACCGAGCGACTGGGGCAAGAGGTCGCCATCGTGGGCGCGGGCATGGCCGGCATGGTGGCGGCCTATGAATTGATGAAGCTGGGCTTGAAGCCGGTGCTGTACGAGGCCTCGCGCATGGGCGGTCGGCTGCGGTCACAAGCTTTCGAGGGTGGGCAAGGGGTGATCGCCGAACTCGGCGGCATGCGCTTTCCCGCGTCCAGCACCGCCTTCTTCCACTACGTGAGCCGGCTCGGCCTGCGGACCCAACCCTTCCCCAACCCGCTCACGCCCGCCGCCGGTTGCACGGTGATCGATCTCGAAGGCCGCACGCATTGGGCGCGCACGCTGGCTGATTTGCCGCCGCTGTATGCCGAGGTGGCCGAGGCCTGGGCACAGGCACTGGAGGAAGGCGCTGGCTTCAGCGGCCTGCAACAGGCGCTGCGCGAGCGCGATGCGGCCAGGCTCAAGGCGCTGTGGGACCGGATCGTGCCGCTGTGGGACGACCGCACCTTCTACGACTTCGTCGCCACCTCGAAGGCGTTCGCGCGGCTCTCCTTCCAGCACCGCGAGGTGTTCGGCCAGGTCGGCTTCGGCACGGGCGGCTGGGATTCGGACTTTCCCAACTCCATGCTGGAGATCCTGCGCGTGGTGCTGACCGGCTGCGACGAGAACCAGCACCTGATCGTGGGCGGTGTGCAGCAGGTGCCGCTGGGCCTGTGGCAACACGCGCCCGCCGCACACGAGATGCGCCACTGGCCCGCCGGCACCACGCTGGCCAGCCTGCACAGCGGCGCGCCGCGTTCGGGTGTGACGGCCATCGCCAGCGCGCCGAGCAACGAGTTCGCCGTCACCGACGTCTGGGGCAACTCACACAAGTACCCGGCCGTGCTGGTCACCTGCCAGAGCTGGCTGCTCACCACTCAGATCGCGGTGGAGGAATCGCTGTTCTCCCAGAAACACTGGATGGCGCTGGACCGCACGCGCTACATGCAATCGTCCAAGACCTTCGTGATGGTGGACCGCCCGTTCTGGAACGATCTCCGAGACAACGGCTGGCCGCAGATGGGCATGACGCTCACCGACCGGCTCACGCGCGGCACCTACCTGTTCGACAACGGCCCCGACAAACCCGGCGTGATCTGCCTGAGCTACGCCTGGATGAGCGACGCGCTCAAGATGCTGCCGCACAGCACGCAGCGGCGCGCGCAGCTCGCACTGGAAGCCCTGCGCAAGATCTACCCCGATGTGGACATCGCGCGCCACATCATCGGAGACCCGATCAGCATCTCGTGGGAAGCCGACCCGTACTTTCTCGGCGCGTTCAAAGGCGCCCTGCCCGGCCACTACCGCTACAACCACCGCATGTACAGCCATTTCATGCAAGACGGCTTTGCCGCCACCGAGCGCGGCATCTTCATCGCGGGCGATGACGTGTCGTTCACGCCCGCGTGGGTCGAGGGTGCGGTGCAGACGTCGCTCAACGCGGTGTGGGGCATCGTTCGGCACCTGGGCGGCCATTCGCACGCGGACAACCCCGGCCCGGGCGAGGTGTTTGCAGAACGTGGGCCGGTGGCATTGCCCGACTGA
- a CDS encoding carbon-nitrogen hydrolase family protein: protein MTADTLTLALWQCAYPANTFEALAQLDATAAQARAQGADLLLCPEMSLTGYQIGAQRVVALAEPADGPLAQAVAAIAQRHGIAIVYGYPEHHADAPPFNAVQCIAADGQRLANYRKTHLFGDVDRAQFSPGPHAPAVFECKGWRLGLLVCYDIEFPEPARALALQGADALLVPTANMIEFDEVQRVLLPARALENRVFVAYANACGMEGATTYGGLSLVCGPRGAMLQHAGRDAALVIAPLSRDVLNDARATAQWDGRRGDLYGRLVL, encoded by the coding sequence ATGACCGCCGACACCCTCACCCTCGCGCTCTGGCAGTGCGCCTACCCCGCCAACACCTTCGAGGCGCTGGCGCAACTCGACGCCACCGCCGCGCAGGCCCGCGCGCAAGGCGCCGACCTGCTGCTGTGCCCTGAGATGTCGCTCACCGGGTACCAGATCGGCGCGCAGCGCGTGGTGGCACTGGCCGAGCCCGCCGATGGCCCCTTGGCGCAGGCCGTGGCCGCGATCGCGCAACGCCATGGCATCGCCATCGTCTACGGCTACCCCGAACACCATGCCGACGCCCCGCCTTTCAACGCGGTGCAATGCATCGCCGCCGACGGCCAGCGGCTGGCGAACTACCGCAAGACACACCTCTTCGGCGACGTCGACCGCGCGCAGTTCAGCCCCGGCCCGCACGCGCCCGCGGTGTTCGAGTGCAAGGGCTGGCGCCTGGGCCTGCTGGTCTGCTACGACATCGAATTCCCCGAGCCCGCACGCGCGTTGGCACTGCAGGGCGCCGATGCGCTGCTCGTGCCCACGGCCAACATGATCGAGTTCGACGAGGTGCAGCGCGTGCTGCTGCCCGCGCGGGCGTTGGAGAACCGCGTGTTCGTCGCCTACGCCAATGCGTGCGGCATGGAAGGCGCCACGACCTACGGCGGTCTGAGCCTGGTGTGCGGCCCCCGGGGCGCGATGCTCCAGCACGCGGGGCGCGATGCGGCACTGGTGATCGCGCCGCTCTCCAGGGACGTGTTGAACGATGCCCGCGCGACCGCCCAATGGGATGGGCGGCGTGGCGACCTCTACGGCCGGCTGGTCCTTTGA
- a CDS encoding GNAT family N-acetyltransferase, which yields MTAVRRIEPSDWPAYRALRLRALQDAPDAFGSTFESERTLPDTFWRSRLEAAADDTDVPLFALDGQAPCGLVWCKRDAQQRSVAHLFQMWIAPASRGRGTGGVLLRAALDWAASVGVERVCLGVTVGDSPAARLYAAHGFVPVGAPQPLREGSPLMAQALERTLGTPPPQRTSRP from the coding sequence ATGACGGCGGTCCGCCGCATCGAACCCTCCGACTGGCCGGCCTACCGCGCGCTGCGCCTGCGCGCGCTGCAGGATGCGCCCGACGCGTTCGGCAGCACGTTCGAGTCCGAGCGCACACTGCCGGACACGTTCTGGCGCTCGCGCTTGGAGGCGGCCGCCGACGACACGGACGTGCCCCTCTTCGCGCTGGACGGCCAGGCGCCCTGCGGCCTGGTGTGGTGCAAGCGCGATGCGCAGCAACGCAGCGTGGCGCATCTCTTCCAGATGTGGATCGCGCCCGCCTCGCGTGGCCGTGGCACGGGTGGTGTGCTGTTGCGGGCAGCGCTCGATTGGGCGGCGAGCGTGGGGGTAGAGCGGGTGTGTCTGGGCGTGACGGTGGGCGACTCGCCAGCGGCGCGCCTGTATGCCGCTCACGGCTTCGTGCCGGTGGGCGCGCCGCAGCCGCTGCGCGAAGGCTCGCCGCTCATGGCCCAGGCGCTGGAGCGCACCTTGGGCACGCCACCCCCTCAAAGGACCAGCCGGCCGTAG